A part of Phoenix dactylifera cultivar Barhee BC4 chromosome 2, palm_55x_up_171113_PBpolish2nd_filt_p, whole genome shotgun sequence genomic DNA contains:
- the LOC103714151 gene encoding homeobox-leucine zipper protein ROC5 isoform X2, whose protein sequence is MDGQGDRSLSSIVGGAAGGGGRDADTVGRYKEDENESRSGSDNLDGGSGDDIDQENPRKKKRYHRHTPQQIQELEALFKECPHPDEKQRLELSRRLNLESRQVKFWFQNRRTQMKTQMERHENNILKQENDKLRAENLSIRDAMRNPICSNCGGPVVLGEVSLEEQHLRIENARLKDELDRVCALAGKFLGKPASALANPLPLPLPSSSLELAIGTIAFAGLGSAAMTLPVVADFPTAVSSPLGSVGTPVRTVGTLGGVERERTMLLELALAAMDELVKMAQMFEPLWIPSLEGGKETLNYDEYERVFPRCIGMKPAGFVSEATRETGLVIINSSALVETLMDAARWADMFPCMIARTTTTEVISSGMGGTRNGTLQLMHAELQVLSPLVPIRDVNFLRFCKQIAEGAWAVVDVSIDGIRQNASAPTPNMKCRRLPSGCVVQDMPNGYSKVTWVEHAEYDESAVHQLYRPLLRSGLGLGARRWVATLQRQCECLAILMASSLPTRDHNTITASGRRSMLKLAQRMTDNFCAGVCASSAHKWSKLSVGSIGEDVRVMTRQSVDDPGEPPGVVLSAATSVWLPVSPQRLFDFLRDERLRSEWDILSNGGPMQEMAHIAKGQDHGNAVSLLRASAVNANQSSMLILQETCTDASGSMVVYAPVDIPAMHVVMNGGDSAYVALLPSGFAILPDGGGGGAQKVVGSLLTVAFQILVNSQPTAKLTVESVETVNNLISCTVQKIKAALHCDPQ, encoded by the exons ATGGACGGGCAAGGGGACAGAAGTCTATCATCCATTGTCGGTGGTGCAGCCGGCGGCGGAGGACGGGATGCGGACACAGTGGGTAGGTACAAGGAAGATGAGAACGAGAGCAGATCGGGGAGCGACAACCTTGACGGTGGCTCCGGCGACGATATAGACCAGGAAAACCCTCGGAAAAAGAAGAGATACCACCGGCACACCCCTCAGCAGATCCAAGAGCTCGAGGC TCTCTTCAAGGAATGCCCCCACCCGGATGAGAAACAAAGGCTGGAGCTCAGCCGAAGGCTCAATCTGGAGAGTCGCCAGGTCAAGTTCTGGTTCCAGAACCGGCGTACCCAGATGAAG ACGCAAATGGAACGCCATGAGAACAATATCCTCAAGCAGGAGAACGACAAGCTCCGGGCTGAGAACCTGTCCATCAGGGATGCGATGAGGAACCCCATCTGCAGCAACTGCGGCGGGCCGGTGGTGCTTGGTGAGGTCTCTCTAGAAGAACAGCACCTGAGAATTGAGAATGCCCGTCTGAAAGATGAGCTCGATCGAGTCTGTGCTCTCGCCGGAAAGTTCTTAGGCAAACCTGCTTCAGCCTTGGCGAATCCACTCCCTCTCCCCTTGCCCAGCTCAAGCTTAGAGCTTGCGATCGGTACCATCGCTTTTGCCGGGTTGGGCTCGGCTGCTATGACCTTGCCCGTCGTTGCTGATTTCCCCACTGCGGTGTCGAGCCCACTCGGAAGTGTTGGTACTCCTGTCAGGACTGTCGGCACCTTGGGTGGGGTCGAGAGGGAGAGGACCATGCTGTTGGAGCTTGCGCTGGCTGCCATGGATGAGCTGGTGAAGATGGCCCAAATGTTCGAGCCCCTCTGGATCCCAAGCTTGGAAGGGGGTAAAGAGACACTGAACTATGACGAGTACGAGCGGGTGTTCCCTCGCTGCATCGGGATGAAGCCTGCTGGATTTGTGTCGGAGGCCACCAGGGAGACGGGTTTAGTGATCATCAACAGCTCCGCCCTCGTTGAGACTCTCATGGACGCG GCCCGGTGGGCGGATATGTTCCCTTGCATGATTGCGAGAACCACCACCACTGAAGTAATTTCCAGTGGCATGGGTGGTACTAGAAATGGCACCCTCCAGCTT ATGCATGCGGAGCTTCAGGTTCTTTCACCGTTGGTTCCGATTCGTGATGTAAATTTCCTCAGGTTCTGCAAACAGATCGCTGAAGGTGCCTGGGCTGTAGTCGATGTCTCCATTGATGGAATTAGACAGAATGCTTCTGCTCCTACGCCGAATATGAAGTGCCGCAGGCTGCCTTCTGGCTGTGTGGTTCAGGACATGCCTAATGGCTATTCTAAG GTCACATGGGTGGAACACGCTGAGTACGACGAGTCCGCGGTTCACCAGCTGTACCGCCCTCTCCTCCGCTCCGGCCTCGGCCTGGGCGCCCGCCGCTGGGTCGCCACCCTCCAGCGCCAGTGCGAGTGCCTCGCCATCCTCATGGCCTCCTCCCTCCCCACCCGAGACCATAACA CAATAACTGCGAGCGGGAGGAGGAGCATGCTGAAGCTGGCACAAAGAATGACGGATAATTTTTGTGCGGGGGTTTGCGCGTCGTCGGCGCACAAATGGAGTAAGCTGAGCGTGGGGAGTATAGGGGAAGATGTGAGGGTGATGACAAGGCAGAGCGTGGACGACCCCGGGGAGCCGCCTGGGGTGGTGCTGAGCGCCGCGACTTCAGTGTGGCTGCCGGTCTCGCCGCAGCGGCTGTTCGATTTCCTCCGGGACGAGCGGCTCCGGAGCGAGTGGGACATACTGTCGAACGGGGGGCCCATGCAGGAGATGGCCCACATCGCCAAGGGCCAGGACCACGGCAACGCCGTCTCCCTTCTCCGTGCCAGC GCGGTGAACGCAAACCAGAGCAGCATGCTGATACTGCAAGAGACGTGCACCGACGCGTCGGGGTCGATGGTGGTGTATGCGCCGGTGGACATACCGGCAATGCACGTCGTCATGAACGGCGGCGACTCCGCATACGTGGCCCTCCTCCCGTCGGGCTTCGCCATCCTGCcggacggcggcggcgggggagcgCAGAAGGTTGTGGGGTCGCTGCTGACCGTGGCGTTCCAGATCCTGGTCAACAGCCAGCCCACCGCCAAGCTCACCGTTGAGTCGGTGGAGACCGtcaacaacctcatctcctGCACCGTCCAGAAGATCAAGGCCGCCCTCCACTGTGATCCTCAGTAA
- the LOC103714151 gene encoding homeobox-leucine zipper protein ROC5 isoform X1, with protein MSLGGLFDGGSGGARVVADIPYGSPAMPAGAISQSRLVSPSLPKPLLSSPGLSLALQTNMDGQGDRSLSSIVGGAAGGGGRDADTVGRYKEDENESRSGSDNLDGGSGDDIDQENPRKKKRYHRHTPQQIQELEALFKECPHPDEKQRLELSRRLNLESRQVKFWFQNRRTQMKTQMERHENNILKQENDKLRAENLSIRDAMRNPICSNCGGPVVLGEVSLEEQHLRIENARLKDELDRVCALAGKFLGKPASALANPLPLPLPSSSLELAIGTIAFAGLGSAAMTLPVVADFPTAVSSPLGSVGTPVRTVGTLGGVERERTMLLELALAAMDELVKMAQMFEPLWIPSLEGGKETLNYDEYERVFPRCIGMKPAGFVSEATRETGLVIINSSALVETLMDAARWADMFPCMIARTTTTEVISSGMGGTRNGTLQLMHAELQVLSPLVPIRDVNFLRFCKQIAEGAWAVVDVSIDGIRQNASAPTPNMKCRRLPSGCVVQDMPNGYSKVTWVEHAEYDESAVHQLYRPLLRSGLGLGARRWVATLQRQCECLAILMASSLPTRDHNTITASGRRSMLKLAQRMTDNFCAGVCASSAHKWSKLSVGSIGEDVRVMTRQSVDDPGEPPGVVLSAATSVWLPVSPQRLFDFLRDERLRSEWDILSNGGPMQEMAHIAKGQDHGNAVSLLRASAVNANQSSMLILQETCTDASGSMVVYAPVDIPAMHVVMNGGDSAYVALLPSGFAILPDGGGGGAQKVVGSLLTVAFQILVNSQPTAKLTVESVETVNNLISCTVQKIKAALHCDPQ; from the exons ATGAGTTTGGGTGGCTTGTTCGACGGTGGTTCTGGTGGCGCTCGGGTTGTGGCCGACATCCCGTATGGCAGCCCGGCGATGCCCGCCGGTGCCATCTCCCAGTCGCGCCTagtctccccctccctccctaaGCCTTTGCTTAGCTCCCCCGGCCTCTCCCTCGCCCTG CAAACAAATATGGACGGGCAAGGGGACAGAAGTCTATCATCCATTGTCGGTGGTGCAGCCGGCGGCGGAGGACGGGATGCGGACACAGTGGGTAGGTACAAGGAAGATGAGAACGAGAGCAGATCGGGGAGCGACAACCTTGACGGTGGCTCCGGCGACGATATAGACCAGGAAAACCCTCGGAAAAAGAAGAGATACCACCGGCACACCCCTCAGCAGATCCAAGAGCTCGAGGC TCTCTTCAAGGAATGCCCCCACCCGGATGAGAAACAAAGGCTGGAGCTCAGCCGAAGGCTCAATCTGGAGAGTCGCCAGGTCAAGTTCTGGTTCCAGAACCGGCGTACCCAGATGAAG ACGCAAATGGAACGCCATGAGAACAATATCCTCAAGCAGGAGAACGACAAGCTCCGGGCTGAGAACCTGTCCATCAGGGATGCGATGAGGAACCCCATCTGCAGCAACTGCGGCGGGCCGGTGGTGCTTGGTGAGGTCTCTCTAGAAGAACAGCACCTGAGAATTGAGAATGCCCGTCTGAAAGATGAGCTCGATCGAGTCTGTGCTCTCGCCGGAAAGTTCTTAGGCAAACCTGCTTCAGCCTTGGCGAATCCACTCCCTCTCCCCTTGCCCAGCTCAAGCTTAGAGCTTGCGATCGGTACCATCGCTTTTGCCGGGTTGGGCTCGGCTGCTATGACCTTGCCCGTCGTTGCTGATTTCCCCACTGCGGTGTCGAGCCCACTCGGAAGTGTTGGTACTCCTGTCAGGACTGTCGGCACCTTGGGTGGGGTCGAGAGGGAGAGGACCATGCTGTTGGAGCTTGCGCTGGCTGCCATGGATGAGCTGGTGAAGATGGCCCAAATGTTCGAGCCCCTCTGGATCCCAAGCTTGGAAGGGGGTAAAGAGACACTGAACTATGACGAGTACGAGCGGGTGTTCCCTCGCTGCATCGGGATGAAGCCTGCTGGATTTGTGTCGGAGGCCACCAGGGAGACGGGTTTAGTGATCATCAACAGCTCCGCCCTCGTTGAGACTCTCATGGACGCG GCCCGGTGGGCGGATATGTTCCCTTGCATGATTGCGAGAACCACCACCACTGAAGTAATTTCCAGTGGCATGGGTGGTACTAGAAATGGCACCCTCCAGCTT ATGCATGCGGAGCTTCAGGTTCTTTCACCGTTGGTTCCGATTCGTGATGTAAATTTCCTCAGGTTCTGCAAACAGATCGCTGAAGGTGCCTGGGCTGTAGTCGATGTCTCCATTGATGGAATTAGACAGAATGCTTCTGCTCCTACGCCGAATATGAAGTGCCGCAGGCTGCCTTCTGGCTGTGTGGTTCAGGACATGCCTAATGGCTATTCTAAG GTCACATGGGTGGAACACGCTGAGTACGACGAGTCCGCGGTTCACCAGCTGTACCGCCCTCTCCTCCGCTCCGGCCTCGGCCTGGGCGCCCGCCGCTGGGTCGCCACCCTCCAGCGCCAGTGCGAGTGCCTCGCCATCCTCATGGCCTCCTCCCTCCCCACCCGAGACCATAACA CAATAACTGCGAGCGGGAGGAGGAGCATGCTGAAGCTGGCACAAAGAATGACGGATAATTTTTGTGCGGGGGTTTGCGCGTCGTCGGCGCACAAATGGAGTAAGCTGAGCGTGGGGAGTATAGGGGAAGATGTGAGGGTGATGACAAGGCAGAGCGTGGACGACCCCGGGGAGCCGCCTGGGGTGGTGCTGAGCGCCGCGACTTCAGTGTGGCTGCCGGTCTCGCCGCAGCGGCTGTTCGATTTCCTCCGGGACGAGCGGCTCCGGAGCGAGTGGGACATACTGTCGAACGGGGGGCCCATGCAGGAGATGGCCCACATCGCCAAGGGCCAGGACCACGGCAACGCCGTCTCCCTTCTCCGTGCCAGC GCGGTGAACGCAAACCAGAGCAGCATGCTGATACTGCAAGAGACGTGCACCGACGCGTCGGGGTCGATGGTGGTGTATGCGCCGGTGGACATACCGGCAATGCACGTCGTCATGAACGGCGGCGACTCCGCATACGTGGCCCTCCTCCCGTCGGGCTTCGCCATCCTGCcggacggcggcggcgggggagcgCAGAAGGTTGTGGGGTCGCTGCTGACCGTGGCGTTCCAGATCCTGGTCAACAGCCAGCCCACCGCCAAGCTCACCGTTGAGTCGGTGGAGACCGtcaacaacctcatctcctGCACCGTCCAGAAGATCAAGGCCGCCCTCCACTGTGATCCTCAGTAA